The DNA window TGCGCGGTGAACTGTGCCTGCGTGAGCAGCACCCCGACCAGCGCCGACTTCACCTCGGAGCGCTGGAAGTAGTTGCCGCGCGGCGTCAGCCCGGCCTCCGGCGAGCTCAGGTCCTCGGTGAGGACCCGCAGGCCCTCCTCGTGGGCGGTCCCGCCGAAGTCGGACATGCCGGTCGTCCGGACGGCCGCCGCGACGATGTCGTCGTACGACCCGACGTCCGGGCGCTCCCGCACCATGATGTTGTCGCTCATGAGGTGGCCACCGTCAGCTGTGGAACTCGCCGCAGTCGACGGTCAGCATCTGACCCGTGACCGCGGAGGCCAGGTCGCTGGCGAGGAAGAGCGTCGCGCGGGCGACCTCCTCGGAGGAGGCCAGCCGCTTGAGGTCGGTCGGCGCGGCCTTCTCGGCGTACACCTGCTCGTGCGTCTTGTCCTCGACCGCCCCGAGGAAGTCGAAGTAGCCGCGGTTGACGTCCTCGTAGATGTACGACGGCGCGACGCTGTTGACGCGGATGCCGCGCGGCCCGAGCTCGGTCGCGAGCGACGAGGCGAGGTGCTCGAGCGCGCCCTTGGAGAGCTTGTAGCCGGCGTACTCGGGCTGCGAGGAGAAGGAGACGCAGGAGTTCAGCATGATGATCGAGCCCTTCGACTCCGCCAGGGCGTCGGCGAAGAGCGCCGAGAGCCGCAGCGGGGCGAAGACGTTGGTCTCGTTGACCTTCGCGAGCTTGCGCGGGCTGATCTGGGTGATCGGGTCCATCGGCGGGATCGTGAAGGCGTTGTTGATGACGCAGTCGACGCGGCCGAACGCCTCGAGCGTCCTGTCCCGCAGGTTGACCCGCGAGTCCTCGTCGGTCACGTCGGTGACCACGCTGACGACCTTCACCCCGTGGCCCTCGAGCTCCGCCTGCAGCTCGAGGAGCCGGGACTCCGTGCGGCTGGCGATCACGAGGTCGGCACCCATCCGGGCGGCCTCGTCGGCGAGGGACCGGCCCAGGCCGGGGCCGATGCCGGAGATGACGACGACCTTCCCCTTCAGCAGCGGGACGGCGCTGTAGCGCTCCTCGATGGAGGTGTCGTGGGCCTCGGCGTATCCAAGTTCGGTGGTCACGCCCACAGAGTAGAACCTGTTCCAGTTTTGGTCGAGAGCGCGTCAGAAAACTGGTCCAGAGGGGTTTTCCAAGCCGTGTGACGTGTGTAACACTCACGACCGAGCGATCGCTCGGTCGGGTTTGAGGAGGGAATATCGTGACGGTTGGAGTGGAGTCGCCACCGGCTCAGGTGGCAGCCGAGTTCCAGGGCTGGCTGGACTCCTTCGCGAGGGCGATGGAGAACGCCGACGCGGCCGCGGTGGCGGACGCGATCGACCCGGACTGCTGGTGGCGCGACCTGCTCGCGCTCAGCTGGGACCTCGGGACCTACCACGGCACCGAGCGGATCGCCGGCCTCCTGGACGACCACCTCAAGTCGGCCGCGGTGACCGACGTGGCCCTGGTGGCCGACTTCGGCCCGCGGTTCGTCGCCGAGGAGGACGGCCCCGGCACGATCGAGGGCTTCTTCACCTTCCAGACGCCCCGCGCCTGGTGCCGCGGCGTCGCCCGGATCCGCCAGGTCGACGGCGTCTGGCGGGCGTGGACGGTGATGACCGGGGCGGAGGACCTGAAGGGTCACGAGCGGGCTCTCGGCCAGCGCCGGCCCACGGGACCGCGCCACGAGACCGGTGCCACGACCCAGCGCAACTGGAAGGACAAGCGGGAGGCGTCGGCGACGTACGCCGACCACGACCCCGACGTCGTGATCCTGGGCGCGGGCCAGGGCGGCCTGGCGCTCGCGGCCAACCTGCGGCTGATGGGCGTCGACGCCCTGATCCTCGAGAAGAGCGAGCGCGTCGGCGACGGCTGGCGCAAGCGCTACCACTCGCTCGTGCTGCACGACCCGGTGTGGGCCGACCACCTGCCCTACCTGCCCTTCCCGCAGTCCTGGCCGATCTACTCGGCGAAGGACAAGATCGCTGACTGGTTCGAGTTCTACGCGCAGGCGATGGAGCTCAACGTGTGGTGCAGCGCCGACATGACGAGCGCGTCGTACGACGAGGGCACGCGCACCTGGACGCTCACGGTGCGGACGCCGGAGGGCGAGCGCACGCTCACCACCCGCGATGTCGTCCTCGCGACCGGGGCCGCCGGCGAGCCGAACGTCCCCGACTTCCCGGGGAGGGAGACCTTCGGCGGCACGGTCTACCACTCGAGCCAGCACCGCTCCGGCGGCGACTGGTCGGGCAAGAAGGCGATCGTGGTGGGTGCCTGCAACAGCGGGCACGACATCGCGCAGGACCTCCACGAGGCCGGCGCGCAGGTCACCCTCGTGCAGCGGTCCTCGACCCACATCATCAGCCAGGAGCACGGCATCCCGGCGATCTTCGGCGCCAACTTCACCGAGTCCGGGCCGCCGACGGAGTACGCCGACCTGCTGGCGTCCGCGTTCCCGTGGCCGCTGGTGCTCGAGGCCGCCAAGCAGGGCGTCCGCGACACGGCCGAGAAGGACGCCGCGC is part of the Nocardioides conyzicola genome and encodes:
- a CDS encoding SDR family oxidoreductase, translating into MTTELGYAEAHDTSIEERYSAVPLLKGKVVVISGIGPGLGRSLADEAARMGADLVIASRTESRLLELQAELEGHGVKVVSVVTDVTDEDSRVNLRDRTLEAFGRVDCVINNAFTIPPMDPITQISPRKLAKVNETNVFAPLRLSALFADALAESKGSIIMLNSCVSFSSQPEYAGYKLSKGALEHLASSLATELGPRGIRVNSVAPSYIYEDVNRGYFDFLGAVEDKTHEQVYAEKAAPTDLKRLASSEEVARATLFLASDLASAVTGQMLTVDCGEFHS
- a CDS encoding NAD(P)/FAD-dependent oxidoreductase gives rise to the protein MTVGVESPPAQVAAEFQGWLDSFARAMENADAAAVADAIDPDCWWRDLLALSWDLGTYHGTERIAGLLDDHLKSAAVTDVALVADFGPRFVAEEDGPGTIEGFFTFQTPRAWCRGVARIRQVDGVWRAWTVMTGAEDLKGHERALGQRRPTGPRHETGATTQRNWKDKREASATYADHDPDVVILGAGQGGLALAANLRLMGVDALILEKSERVGDGWRKRYHSLVLHDPVWADHLPYLPFPQSWPIYSAKDKIADWFEFYAQAMELNVWCSADMTSASYDEGTRTWTLTVRTPEGERTLTTRDVVLATGAAGEPNVPDFPGRETFGGTVYHSSQHRSGGDWSGKKAIVVGACNSGHDIAQDLHEAGAQVTLVQRSSTHIISQEHGIPAIFGANFTESGPPTEYADLLASAFPWPLVLEAAKQGVRDTAEKDAALLASLEAVGFKLNDGPDGTGLMGFALAKGGGYYIDVGASGLIATGQIALAQGSGLAEFTPTGIRLADGRELDADLVVLATGYSNMRETARRLFGSEVADKLPLVLGIGEDGEIGGLYRRTGQDGFWYMGGPLAWVRVYSKHLALQIAADQAGISP